In Erigeron canadensis isolate Cc75 chromosome 6, C_canadensis_v1, whole genome shotgun sequence, the following are encoded in one genomic region:
- the LOC122602708 gene encoding protein S-acyltransferase 21-like, translated as MARRHGWELPAHTFQVVAITVFFLLSVAFYAFFSPFLGKDIYEHVAIGVYSFLALSVFILYVRCTAIDPADPGILIEPGRPSPNRSQNGTEVPANASSVGELSKSGFGNGGIYDNGSPGCCSKVAVVLCGCIVKEDCRNDEEMQQGGEEEALFCTLCNAEVRKFSKHCRSCDKCVDGFDHHCRWLNNCVGRKNYFTFVCLMAVGLVWLTFECGVGIAVLVRCFVNKRATEDQIADRLGDGFSRAPFATVVAICTVVSFLATIPLGELFFFHIILIRKGITTYEYVVAMRTQSEPPGPSIDGMDQQSLQSSPTSSAVTAMSGRSSVGLGLQYKGAWCTPPRIFMDHQDEVIPHLEPGRLPSTVDPDAVQPPDKGKRPPSRPVRISAWKLAKLDSAEAMKAGAKARASSSVLRPLGSKPNQYDHDHLSSSNVSIKSSPNSAHHHRYHDSKSSYPPSRASRDDTETCAHSVVSNLSSPQPARDHFNPMYQSSGNQSPWSNEPVPVAVPLPVPVPAVAPPPVRLPQPPRRNVVVNEGMRSSSVYWDQEAGRFVSAATVKTVGGGSTSQGGSGTELTYTGQSIFFGGPLVGPSGGGGTHRETTTTTTTNAAITTNTSSYYQQGRSQRGGQLPVFVPSDSSQQQRLHRDI; from the exons TCTACGTAAGATGCACAGCTATTGACCCTGCTGATCCCGGCATTCTAATTGAGCCAGGAAGGCCATCACCAAATAGATCACAAAATGGTACAGAAGTTCCTG CAAATGCGTCTTCTGTTGGGGAACTTAGCAAGTCAGGATTTGGAAATGGAGGAATATACGATAACGGTAGCCCGGGTTGTTGCTCAAAAGTTGCGGTGGTCCTTTGTGGGTGTATTGTCAAAGAAGATTGCCGTAATGATGAAGAGATGCAACAAGGAGGAGAAGAGGAGGCTTTATTCTGCACGTTGTGCAATGCAGAG GTGCGTAAGTTCAGCAAACACTGCAGAAGTTGTGATAAATGTGTTGATGGATTTGATCATCATTGTCGG TGGTTGAACAATTGTGTAGGGAGGAAAAATTACTTCACATTTGTCTGCTTAATGGCTGTGGGCCTTGTTTGG CTTACTTTTGAATGTGGGGTTGGTATTGCTGTGCTTGTTCGATGCTTTGTTAATAAACGGGCGACAGAGGACCAGATTGCTGATAGACTTGGAGATGGATTTAGTCGGGCCCCATTTGCAACGGTTGTG GCTATATGTACAGTGGTTTCCTTTCTAGCCACTATTCCCCTAGGAGAGCTCTTCTTCTTTCACATAATTTTAATCCGCAAG GGTATCACAACATATGAATATGTTGTTGCAATGAGGACCCAAAGTGAGCCTCCAGGACCTTCAATAGACGGGATGGATCAACAAAGCTTGCAATCCTCACCCACCAGCTCTGCTGTCACTGCGATGAGTGGTCGAAGCTCTGTTGGCTTGGGTTTGCAGTATAAAGGTGCTTGGTGCACCCCTCCAAGAATCTTTATGGATCATCAG GATGAAGTCATTCCCCATCTAGAACCTGGCCGGCTTCCATCAACAGTTGATCCAGATGCGGTCCAGCCGCCTGATAAGGGTAAACGACCACCTAGCCGCCCAGTTCGAATCAGCGCTTGGAAGCTTGCAAAACTTGACTCAGCCGAAGCCATGAAAGCTGGTGCAAAGGCTCGAGCCTCCTCGTCTGTTCTGCGTCCACTAGGCTCTAAACCAAATCAGTACGATCATGATCACTTATCTAGCAGCAATGTGAGCATAAAAAGCAGCCCGAATAGTGCTCATCACCACCGTTATCACGACTCGAAAAGCTCGTATCCACCTAGTCGAGCTAGCCGGGATGATACAGAAACTTGTGCTCATAGCGTTGTTAGTAATTTGAGCAGCCCACAGCCAGCTAGGGACCATTTTAACCCAATGTACCAGTCCTCCGGAAACCAGTCTCCTTGGTCTAACGAGCCCGTACCAGTGGCTGTGCCATTGCCAGTGCCTGTGCCTGCAGTGGCACCTCCACCGGTGCGGCTCCCACAGCCTCCCAGGAGAAACGTGGTGGTCAATGAAGGGATGAGATCATCCTCTGTATATTGGGATCAAGAAGCAGGCCGGTTCGTGTCTGCTGCGACGGTGAAGACCGTAGGTGGTGGCTCTACCTCTCAGGGTGGTTCTGGAACCGAGCTTACATACACGGGTCAATCGATTTTCTTTGGTGGGCCTCTTGTGGGacctagtggcggtggtggtacaCATAGggaaaccaccaccaccaccaccacaaatgCTGCCATAACAACCAACACGTCGAGTTATTATCAGCAGGGCAGATCACAGCGGGGCGGACAGCTTCCTGTGTTTGTTCCAAGTGATTCTTCCCAGCAGCAAAGATTACATAGAGACATCTAA
- the LOC122602763 gene encoding protein PLASTID MOVEMENT IMPAIRED 1: protein MASSNNPPPPDRRNSNTQLLEELEALSQTLNNTNTSSILPAKGRRTNSLVLSRTSIPPILSTGGKAGDDHDDDDDGIKLNPKPRSRRMSLSPWRSRPTEEPTQKQPVAVSKNLFQDTKSQESSSSSSEKKGGLWNWKPIRVLSHIGKQKLSCLLSVEVVTVQGLPASMNGLRLSVSVRKKETKDGAVQTMPSRVSQGAADFEETLFMRCHVYCTPAGSGNPRAKFEPRPFVIHAFAVDAEELDFGRHSVDLSQLIQESVEKNFEGTRIRQWDMSFKLSGKAKGGELVMKLGFQIMEKEGGASIYNQVEGLKSSKSKTFSPSIGRKQSKSSFSIPSPRIPNRAEAYAPSQAEGGNVDFQGIDDLNLDAPPQEPVVAPVQKKTDEAESKVEDLDLPDFEVVDKGIEVEERDGTDGTQSEDNSDKRSVSSEVVKEIVHDQVHLTRLSELDSIAQQIKALESMMREEKNEENEDTESQKLDEDEDKVTREFFQMLENEDRKETTFDVTATSSVDGDDEKVFVPDLGKGLGCVIQTKNGGYLVSMNPFDNLMGKKDTPKLAMQISRPMVLVSDESLTGTELFQRMAALGFEELSTEILSLMPIEELVGKTAEQIAFEGIASAIISGRNKEGASSSAARAIAVVKSMATGMTTGRNERISSGIWNMNENPLTGDEILAISLQKIEDMGVEALKVQADITQENAPFDVSPSSNSKSNPFANAIPLEDWMKDNSVVSSYNEDETITISVVIQMRDPLRQYEAVGGPLIALIHATSVEAEPNQEKKFKVASLNVGGLKLRSGGKKNEWDTEKQRLTAIQWLVAYGLGKARKKGKRVMVKGPDLLWSISSRVMADMWLKSIRNPDVKFTT from the coding sequence ATGGCCTCATCAAACAACCCACCACCACCAGACAGGAGAAACTCCAACACCCAACTGTTAGAAGAGCTCGAAGCTCTCAGCCAGACACTTAACAACACCAACACTTCTTCCATTTTACCCGCCAAAGGCCGACGCACCAACTCTCTTGTTCTTTCCAGAACCTCAATCCCTCCAATACTCTCCACTGGCGGCAAAGCTggtgatgatcatgatgatgacgatgatgggATCAAACTCAACCCCAAACCGCGATCAAGGCGTATGTCATTATCGCCTTGGCGGTCTCGTCCAACTGAAGAACCTACTCAAAAACAACCTGTTGCAGTTAGTAAGAATTTGTTTCAAGATACCAAAAGCCAagaatcttcatcatcatcttcagaaAAGAAAGGAGGGTTATGGAACTGGAAGCCTATTCGGGTACTTTCTCATATTGGAAAACAGAAACTGAGCTGTTTATTATCAGTTGAAGTTGTGACGGTTCAAGGCTTACCGGCATCGATGAACGGGCTTCGGCTATCGGTTTCTGTaaggaagaaagaaacaaaagatgGTGCAGTTCAAACTATGCCTTCAAGAGTCTCTCAAGGGGCTGCCGACTTTGAAGAGACTTTGTTTATGAGGTGTCATGTTTATTGCACTCCAGCAGGAAGCGGAAATCCACGGGCCAAATTCGAACCTCGACCTTTTGTGATCCATGCTTTTGCAGTTGATGCTGAAGAGCTTGATTTCGGACGCCATAGTGTTGATTTAAGCCAGTTGATCCAGGAATCTGTTGAAAAGAACTTTGAAGGAACGAGAATCCGGCAATGGGATATGAGCTTTAAGTTATCAGGAAAGGCGAAAGGAGGAGAACTAGTTATGAAGCTTGGGTTTCAGATTATGGAAAAGGAGGGAGGAGCTAGTATTTATAATCAGGTTGAAGGGCTGAAATCGAGCAAGTCTAAAACTTTCTCGCCTTCAATTGGGCGTAAACAGTCCAAATCGTCGTTTAGTATTCCTAGTCCGAGAATCCCGAACAGGGCAGAGGCATATGCACCTTCTCAAGCAGAAGGGGGAAATGTCGACTTTCAAGGCATTGATGATCTGAATCTTGATGCTCCGCCTCAGGAACCGGTAGTAGCGCCAGTTCAGAAGAAGACCGACGAGGCCGAGTCAAAGGTGGAGGATCTTGATCTTCCGGATTTTGAGGTTGTAGACAAAGGGATTGAAGTAGAAGAAAGAGACGGGACGGACGGGACACAGTCGGAAGATAACTCGGACAAAAGATCGGTCTCGAGTGAGGTTGTGAAAGAGATTGTGCATGATCAAGTACATCTCACCCGGTTGTCGGAGCTTGATTCTATTGCCCAGCAAATCAAAGCTCTTGAATCAATGATGAGGGAGGAGAAAAACGAGGAGAATGAAGACACCGAGTCACAAAAGCtagatgaagatgaagacaaAGTGACAAGGGAGTTCTTCCAGATGCTCGAAAATGAAGACAGAAAAGAAACGACATTCGACGTAACTGCTACCTCGTCTGTTGATGGTGATGACGAGAAGGTTTTCGTACCAGATCTCGGGAAGGGATTAGGTTGTGTGATTCAAACAAAAAATGGAGGTTACTTGGTATCCATGAACCCATTCGACAATCTAATGGGGAAAAAAGACACACCAAAACTCGCAATGCAGATATCAAGACCAATGGTTCTCGTATCGGATGAATCATTGACTGGTACTGAATTGTTTCAACGAATGGCGGCGCTCGGTTTCGAAGAACTAAGCACAGAGATCTTATCATTGATGCCTATAGAGGAACTAGTGGGTAAGACAGCAGAACAGATAGCTTTCGAAGGGATTGCTTCAGCGATCATCAGTGGCAGGAACAAAGAAGGAGCCTCTTCGAGTGCTGCTCGTGCCATTGCTGTGGTAAAATCTATGGCTACAGGCATGACTACGGGAAGGAATGAGCGGATATCATCCGGTATCTGGAATATGAACGAGAACCCATTAACAGGAGATGAAATACTTGCAATTTCATTGCAGAAAATCGAAGATATGGGAGTTGAAGCCTTAAAAGTTCAAGCAGATATAACCCAAGAAAACGCTCCTTTTGATGTTTCTCCGAGCAGCAACAGTAAAAGTAACCCGTTCGCAAACGCTATTCCCCTAGAGGATTGGATGAAAGATAACAGTGTGGTCAGTTCCTATAACGAAGATGAAACTATCACTATATCAGTTGTGATCCAGATGCGGGATCCCCTAAGACAATATGAAGCAGTTGGAGGCCCGCTTATTGCGCTGATCCACGCAACATCTGTTGAAGCTGAACCAAATCAAGAAAAGAAGTTCAAAGTGGCCAGTTTAAATGTTGGTGGTCTGAAACTAAGAAGTGGAGGAAAAAAGAACGAGTGGGATACCGAGAAGCAGAGGCTAACAGCAATCCAATGGTTGGTAGCTTATGGACTCGGAAAGGCAAGGAAGAAAGGGAAGCGTGTAATGGTCAAGGGTCCAGACCTCTTGTGGAGCATATCCTCACGTGTGATGGCCGATATGTGGCTTAAATCAATAAGGAATCCGGATGTCAAGTTCACAACCTAA
- the LOC122602709 gene encoding MLO-like protein 9 encodes MGAGGDVRMLDQTATWSVACVCAVIVIISVMLEHSLHTVGHFLKKRHKPGLMEALEKIKNELMVLGFISLLLVFSQNYIASICISKSLTKDFLPCDKQKYEKDDEDDAYGGLDARRRLLWNDHRRLAGDDPPKECDEGYEQIISVTGLHQLHIFIFFLAVFHVMYSTLTMIFGRAKTRKWKFWEREILADHVPGADPSKYRLTKDLSFVKHHTSAFANTPAMFYIVCFFRQFFTSVRRSDYMAMRHAFFSVHLSPGSHFNFQKYIKRSLEDDFKTIVGISPLLWANAVLFLFANVDGARVMTYLSIFPVIIILAVGTKLQAIVTQMAVEIQERQSVVQGIPVVELSDRHFWFSQPRLILYLIQLTLFQNSFEITHFFWIWYEFGLDTCFYESPILQYGRVIIGISVQCLCAYSILPLYALVTQMGSTMKQSIFDDHTSKALKSWHEQVKKKDKLEKTKTLGHPIEPPVDAKVKVKSSDSGTTVSSRPSANIVASVDIPDDKN; translated from the exons ATGGGTGCAGGTGGAGATGTAAGGATGCTTGATCAAACCGCAACATGGTCTGTTGCCTGTGTTTGTGCGGTTATCGTCATAATCTCAGTAATGTTGGAACATAGTCTTCATACCGTTGGACAT tttttgaaGAAACGTCATAAACCCGGGCTAATGGAGGCACTTGAGAAGATAAAAAATG AGCTTATGGTGCTTGGGTTCATATCGTTGCTTTTGGTTTTTAGCCAGAACTATATCGCATCCATTTGTATATCGAAGTCTCTTACAAAGGATTTCTTGCCATGCgacaaacaaaaatatgaaaaggaTGACGAGGATGATGCTTATGGCGGGCTAGATGCAAGGAGGAGATTGTTGTGGAATGACCACAGAAGGTTAGCAGGGGATGATCCACCTAAAGAATGCGATGAA GGATATGAGCAAATTATATCAGTTACTGGATTGCACCAACtgcatatatttatattcttcTTGGCAGTGTTTCATGTCATGTACAGTACCCTCACTATGATTTTTGGAAGAGCAAAG ACTCGCAAGTGGAAATTTTGGGAAAGAGAAATTTTGGCCGATCACGTACCTGGCGCTG ATCCCTCAAAGTACCGCCTTACTAAGGATTTGTCTTTCGTGAAACATCACACGAGTGCTTTTGCCAACACTCCAGCAATGTTCTACATT GTATGCTTCTTTCGACAGTTTTTCACATCTGTTCGTAGGTCAGATTACATGGCCATGCGCCATGCCTTTTTCTCT GTTCATTTATCTCCCGGGAGTCACTTCAACTTTCAGAAATATATAAAGAGGTCATTAGAAGATGACTTCAAAACAATTGTAGGAATCAG TCCTCTACTATGGGCTAACGCGGTCCTTTTCCTTTTTGCGAATGTTGATG GAGCTCGGGTTATGACTTATCTCTCTATATTTCCTGTCATT ATTATCTTAGCAGTTGGAACAAAGCTTCAAGCAATAGTAACACAGATGGCTGTTGAAATTCAAGAACGACAATCCGTGGTACAAGGAATACCTGTTGTCGAACTCTCTGACAGACACTTCTGGTTTAGTCAGCCTAGATTAATTCTGTATCTTATTCAACTCACCCTCTTTCAG AATTCATTTGAGATAACACACTTCTTTTGGATTTGG TATGAGTTTGGACTTGATACTTGTTTTTATGAAAGTCCTATCCTTCAATATGGTAGAGTGATTATTGG GATTTCAGTACAATGCTTATGCGCCTACAGCATACTTCCACTCTACGCCCTTGTTACACAG ATGGGTTCAACAATGAAACAGTCGATTTTTGATGATCACACGTCGAAAGCTCTCAAGAGTTGGCATGAACAAGTGAAAAAGAAAGACAAACTTGAAAAGACTAAAACTCTAGGCCACCCAATCGAACCACCAGTAGATGCTAAAGTAAAGGTGAAGTCAAGTGATTCAGGAACAACGGTATCCTCTAGACCATCTGCCAACATTGTTGCCAGTGTTGACATACCTGACGATAAGAACTAG
- the LOC122603531 gene encoding peptidyl-prolyl cis-trans isomerase FKBP18, chloroplastic isoform X2: MASCLQKLTISYENPLISSSNKIPILKLDPHQQNTNNASSLGISRRTALSLIISSVPFLSTNTQECFARERRNRKVIPLEDYLTTADGLKYYDLIQGKGPIAEKGSTVQVHFDCVYNKITAVSSRESKILAGNRTIAEPYVFKVGAPPGRERKRDYVDSPNGLFSAQAAPKPPPAMYSVVEGMKVGGKRTVIVPPEAGYGKKGLNEIPPGATFELNLELLQVMRPEGK, from the exons ATGGCTTCTTGTCTGCAGAAACTAACAATAAGTTACGAAAATCCGTTGATATCCAGCAGCAATAAAATCCCCATTTTAAAACTTGATCCTCATCAACAAAATACTAATAATGCATCATCTTTGGGAATATCAAGAAGAACAGCATTGTCATTGATAATAAGTAGTGTTCCATTCTTATCAACAAACACACAAGAGTGTTTTGCAAGAGAAAGGCGCAATCGGAAAGTCATCCCTCTTGAAGATTACCTCACTACCG CGGATGGGCTGAAATACTACGATCTTATCCAAGGAAAGGGCCCCATTGCTGAAAAGGGATCAACGGTTCAG GTGCACTTTGATTGCGTCTATAACAAAATTACAGCAGTTTCAAGCAGGGAGTCTAAAATCTTAGCTGGAAACCGTACCATTGCAGAG CCATACGTTTTTAAGGTAGGGGCTCCACCTGGAAGGGAACGAAAACGTGATTATGTAGACAGCCCGAATGGTTTATTTTCTGCTCAAGCTGCACCAAAACCTCCTCCTGCCATGTATAGTGTTGTTGAGGGAATGAAAGTTGGTGGAAAG AGGACGGTGATTGTTCCCCCAGAGGCAGGATATGGTAAAAAGGGGTTGAATGAAATTCCG CCTGGAGCGACATTCGAGTTGAATCTTGAGCTACTGCAAGTAATGAGACCGGAAGGAAAGTAA
- the LOC122603531 gene encoding peptidyl-prolyl cis-trans isomerase FKBP18, chloroplastic isoform X1, protein MASCLQKLTISYENPLISSSNKIPILKLDPHQQNTNNASSLGISRRTALSLIISSVPFLSTNTQECFARERRNRKVIPLEDYLTTAADGLKYYDLIQGKGPIAEKGSTVQVHFDCVYNKITAVSSRESKILAGNRTIAEPYVFKVGAPPGRERKRDYVDSPNGLFSAQAAPKPPPAMYSVVEGMKVGGKRTVIVPPEAGYGKKGLNEIPPGATFELNLELLQVMRPEGK, encoded by the exons ATGGCTTCTTGTCTGCAGAAACTAACAATAAGTTACGAAAATCCGTTGATATCCAGCAGCAATAAAATCCCCATTTTAAAACTTGATCCTCATCAACAAAATACTAATAATGCATCATCTTTGGGAATATCAAGAAGAACAGCATTGTCATTGATAATAAGTAGTGTTCCATTCTTATCAACAAACACACAAGAGTGTTTTGCAAGAGAAAGGCGCAATCGGAAAGTCATCCCTCTTGAAGATTACCTCACTACCG CAGCGGATGGGCTGAAATACTACGATCTTATCCAAGGAAAGGGCCCCATTGCTGAAAAGGGATCAACGGTTCAG GTGCACTTTGATTGCGTCTATAACAAAATTACAGCAGTTTCAAGCAGGGAGTCTAAAATCTTAGCTGGAAACCGTACCATTGCAGAG CCATACGTTTTTAAGGTAGGGGCTCCACCTGGAAGGGAACGAAAACGTGATTATGTAGACAGCCCGAATGGTTTATTTTCTGCTCAAGCTGCACCAAAACCTCCTCCTGCCATGTATAGTGTTGTTGAGGGAATGAAAGTTGGTGGAAAG AGGACGGTGATTGTTCCCCCAGAGGCAGGATATGGTAAAAAGGGGTTGAATGAAATTCCG CCTGGAGCGACATTCGAGTTGAATCTTGAGCTACTGCAAGTAATGAGACCGGAAGGAAAGTAA
- the LOC122602764 gene encoding outer envelope pore protein 21B, chloroplastic-like, giving the protein METSIRYGGESSALRRKMPNNIDEPPPLMAARELRIHAKQKLQFHHSSTTLLQLKGEVDTRSGAPTFLCALFRHFYPHLSASLGAGLHYDTNNKLQCIMRAKKAYPVASTPFVNFVLKGRCNIDKDLNQPTPHGALELVWNILDFQKEQDVRLKLGYELVDKIPYVQLRENNWTFNADANGRWNVRYNL; this is encoded by the exons atggAGACGTCAATCAGGTACGGTGGAGAATCAAGCGCTCTCAGGAGAAAGATGCCTAATAATATTGATGAGCCTCCTCCTTTGATGGCCGCCAGAGAATTGAGGATACATGCCAAACAGAAGCTCCAATTCCATCATTCCAGCACTACTCTTCTTCAG CTTAAGGGAGAGGTTGATACGCGGTCAGGAGCTCCAACTTTTCTGTGTGCCCTTTTCAGACACTTCTATCCTCAt CTGTCGGCTAGTCTTGGAGCTGGATTGCATTATGATACAAACAACAAACTCCAATGTATCATGCGTGCTAAAAAGGCTTATCCTGTGGCATCCACTCCCTTTGTCAACTTTGTTCTTAAGGGCCGCTGCAATATTGACAAGGACTTGAATCAG CCAACGCCACATGGAGCTCTTGAGTTGGTGTGGAACATTCTAGATTTTCAGAAAGAACAAGATGTAAGGCTCAAACTTGGTTACGAGCTTGTTGACAAG ATTCCATATGTACAATTAAGGGAAAAcaattggacatttaatgctGATGCTAACGGAAGATGGAATGTGAGATACAACCTATGA
- the LOC122603874 gene encoding protein MULTIPLE CHLOROPLAST DIVISION SITE 1, which produces MGSKLHPPLFCVLPPPHRLSTNALEFPSQSPFKINCRISNGKTKYRGFLLAMASRSDNSNKDKEAKSVVSNGIMVLQHQVSRLQETIVSLPPVVFLVKNSPHSKYAIGFCIAASILIIAVRVYVERKLRYKQPGSVADLVRRGQLNSDRRGISKSVMYDDPFNNPQVKIGKNNSTVEMCGKVYKLAPVTLTREEQNIHQKRRSRAYQWKRPTVFLKEGDPIPSDVDPDTVRWIPANHPFATTISDITEDLAQNNVFQKHGVPFRIQAEHEALQKKLEALQGDQKLNNMVIDPGTARSFERPFKSNSKLDDQQVEQKSKNGQARSRPESQPNSLESSSDITSEEKQTL; this is translated from the exons atgggTTCGAAGTTACATCCTCCTCTTTTTTGTGTTCTTCCTCCTCCG CATCGACTTTCAACAAATGCATTGGAATTCCCATCTCAATCACCATTCAAGATAAACTGCCGAATTTCGAATGGCAAGACAAAATACCGAGGCTTTCTTCTCGCCATGGCATCCAGATCAGATAATTCAAACAAGGATAAAGAAGCCAAATCAGTAGTCAGTAATGGCATTATGGTCCTACAACATCAAGTTTCAAGACTACAAGAAACCATTGTCTCTCTCCCCCCTGTTGTGTTTCTG GTAAAAAACTCTCCTCATTCTAAATATGCTATAGGGTTTTGTATTGCTGCAAGCATATTGATTATCGCTGTGAGAGTTTATGTCGAGAGGAAGTTGAGGTACAAACAGCCAGGATCTGTTGCTGATCTTGTGAGGCGTGGTCAGCTAAATTCAGATAGAAGAGGCAT ATCAAAGTCAGTTATGTATGATGATCCATTTAACAATCCCCAAGTGAAAATTGGTAAGAATAATTCAACAGTTGAAATGTGTGGGAAGGTCTATAAATTGGCGCCGGTGACTCTAACAAGAGAAgaacaaaacatacatcaaaAAAGGAGATCACGAGCCTATCAATGGAAGAGACCTACTGTATTTCTCAAAGAAGGAGACCCGATACCCTCTGATGTGGACCCTGATACAGTTAGATGGATCCCTGCAAATCATCCCTTTGCAACAACCATAAGTGACATTACTGAGGATTTGGCTCAAAATAACGTATTTCAGAAGCATGGTGTTCCCTTCCGTATTCAGGCCGAGCACGAGGCATTGCAGAAAAAGCTTGAAGCTTTGCAGGGT GATCAGAAGTTAAACaatatggtaattgacccagGAACTGCTCGAAGTTTTGAAAGACCATTCAAGTCTAATTCTAAGTTAGATGATCAGCAGGTGGAACAAAAGTCCAAGAACGGTCAAGCAAGATCACGCCCGGAAAGTCAACCGAATTCCCTGGAGAGTAGCAGCGATATAACTTCTGAAGAAAAACAAACGCTATGA